Proteins encoded within one genomic window of Pigmentiphaga sp. H8:
- a CDS encoding NnrS family protein has product MAILLEVEEPVPPTPPPPQWRAFLELGFRPLYLAGCLWAALSVLLWVYAPQALTGPLGGVAWHAHEMLWGFIATIAVGFLLTAGANWTGINPLHGKALGALTALWLLARVGYLVPDTAGFWLAACGETLFFATAAVALGRSIYQARSKRNYGIPVLILGLGAANVLYLHTVLQGDYALLLARFNLGLLCMAVIALLVARRVIPFFAMRAVAGLDIPMHTRSGQWQLGAGVLAIALLLADWMPGAGLALAATGVLTCWQLLAWRPWAVRRVPLLWILYVGYAALGIGLLVAAAHAAGWVPRLAWPAHVIGAAGFAVLIIGMVTRTALGHLGRPLRTDRSMVAAYALVIAAAALRLAALLPTAWAMGVLHASAAAWILGFALYLWRFFPLLIRPRFDQRS; this is encoded by the coding sequence ATGGCCATCCTGCTGGAAGTCGAAGAACCGGTGCCCCCCACCCCGCCGCCTCCGCAGTGGCGCGCTTTCCTGGAACTGGGCTTCCGGCCCCTGTACCTGGCGGGCTGCCTGTGGGCCGCCTTGTCCGTCCTGCTCTGGGTGTACGCGCCGCAGGCCCTGACCGGACCGCTCGGCGGCGTGGCCTGGCATGCCCATGAAATGCTCTGGGGCTTCATCGCCACCATCGCCGTGGGTTTCCTGCTTACCGCCGGCGCCAACTGGACCGGCATCAATCCGCTGCACGGCAAGGCCCTGGGGGCGCTGACGGCCCTCTGGCTACTGGCGCGGGTCGGCTACCTGGTGCCCGACACCGCGGGATTCTGGCTTGCCGCATGCGGCGAGACCTTGTTCTTCGCCACCGCCGCGGTGGCCCTGGGACGCTCCATCTACCAGGCGCGCAGCAAGCGCAACTACGGCATACCCGTACTCATCCTTGGATTGGGCGCGGCGAACGTCCTCTACCTCCATACGGTCCTGCAAGGCGACTACGCCCTGTTGCTGGCGCGCTTCAACCTCGGGCTGCTGTGCATGGCGGTGATCGCACTGCTGGTGGCGCGGCGCGTGATCCCCTTCTTCGCGATGCGCGCCGTGGCCGGCCTGGACATCCCCATGCATACCCGCAGCGGCCAATGGCAGCTCGGCGCGGGCGTGCTGGCGATCGCGCTCCTGCTGGCGGACTGGATGCCAGGGGCGGGCCTGGCTCTTGCTGCCACCGGCGTGCTGACCTGCTGGCAACTGCTGGCATGGCGCCCCTGGGCGGTGCGGCGCGTGCCGCTGCTGTGGATCCTGTACGTGGGCTACGCCGCGCTGGGCATCGGCCTGCTGGTGGCCGCGGCGCACGCGGCGGGCTGGGTCCCGCGCCTGGCCTGGCCGGCGCACGTCATCGGCGCGGCGGGCTTCGCCGTGCTGATCATCGGCATGGTCACCCGCACGGCGCTGGGCCACCTGGGGCGTCCGCTGCGCACCGACCGCAGCATGGTGGCGGCCTATGCGCTGGTGATCGCGGCGGCCGCGCTGCGCCTGGCCGCGCTGCTGCCCACGGCCTGGGCCATGGGCGTCCTGCACGCATCGGCGGCCGCCTGGATCCTGGGGTTCGCGCTGTACCTGTGGCGCTTCTTCCCG
- a CDS encoding AraC family transcriptional regulator, whose protein sequence is MPTTPPPCVPEHLSSHDVEPGLRFDAWRERAHQWVEMLPPPPGTELDAELLTLRSSTCIFGTMRSSAYEMRAASRRLAHAPEMVVVTLIQAGELIRDAAPGEPQRVGPGNLGLYDPWRIGHYRWSQGSREVFLALPRDEVRAALGREPGNVPIPLEHCALAPALASQLNHLALLTRQPQKLDGVEYASLLEGTRSLALLMLRNLGRQGSNQEQSDLEDGLNGGRHAAALRFMEREAHRHDLDVAAVARGAGCSRTRLYAAFASRGETVMGALREIRLQRAKALIERSPRLHIGSLSWRCGFADQSAFSKLFRLRFGLLPSEWHHRTWSSPAADASARARSQDPC, encoded by the coding sequence ATGCCGACCACCCCGCCTCCTTGCGTACCGGAGCATCTGTCTTCCCACGACGTGGAGCCGGGGCTGCGTTTCGACGCCTGGCGCGAACGTGCGCACCAGTGGGTGGAAATGCTGCCGCCACCACCCGGTACCGAACTCGATGCGGAACTGCTCACCTTGCGCAGCAGCACCTGCATCTTCGGCACCATGCGTTCGTCCGCCTACGAAATGCGGGCGGCGTCCCGCCGCCTGGCCCATGCGCCCGAGATGGTGGTGGTCACACTGATCCAGGCCGGCGAACTGATACGCGATGCCGCACCGGGCGAGCCTCAACGCGTCGGACCGGGCAACCTGGGCCTGTACGACCCCTGGCGCATCGGGCACTACCGCTGGAGCCAGGGCTCGCGCGAGGTCTTCCTGGCCCTGCCCCGCGACGAGGTGCGCGCGGCGCTGGGACGCGAGCCGGGCAACGTGCCCATCCCGCTGGAACACTGCGCGCTGGCGCCCGCCCTGGCCAGCCAGTTGAATCATCTGGCCCTGCTGACACGCCAGCCGCAGAAGCTCGACGGCGTGGAGTACGCCAGCCTGCTGGAAGGCACGCGTTCGCTCGCGTTGCTGATGCTGCGCAACCTGGGGCGGCAGGGATCGAACCAGGAACAGTCCGACCTGGAAGATGGCCTGAACGGGGGCCGCCATGCGGCGGCGCTGCGCTTCATGGAACGCGAGGCCCACCGACACGACCTCGACGTCGCGGCGGTCGCCCGCGGCGCCGGCTGCTCGCGCACCCGCCTTTACGCGGCCTTCGCATCCCGGGGCGAAACGGTGATGGGAGCCCTGCGCGAAATCCGCCTGCAACGCGCCAAGGCCTTGATCGAGCGCAGCCCCAGGCTGCACATCGGCTCGCTCTCGTGGCGCTGCGGCTTCGCGGACCAATCGGCCTTCAGCAAGCTGTTCCGCCTGCGCTTCGGCCTGCTGCCCTCCGAATGGCACCATCGGACGTGGAGCAGTCCGGCCGCCGATGCGTCGGCCCGCGCCCGCTCGCAAGATCCCTGTTGA